The following are encoded together in the Triticum dicoccoides isolate Atlit2015 ecotype Zavitan chromosome 6B, WEW_v2.0, whole genome shotgun sequence genome:
- the LOC119325881 gene encoding uncharacterized protein LOC119325881: protein MPPSLLLPTSSSLRLRLPQPRRSTPLLVSFPARRLHVDLRLRLRLAAAGPNGVNGAASPGDGGGANNLPQNRRDILLEYVKGVQPEFMELFVKRAPTQVVDAMRHTVTNMIGTLPPQFFAVTVTTVAENLAQLMYSVLMTGYMFRNAQYRLELQQSLEQIALPEPKEEKGSEDYAPGTQKKVSGEVIRWNKVTGPEKIDAVKYIELLEAEIDELSRQVARKSSQGSNELLEYLKTLEPQNLKELASSAGEDVVFAMNAFIKRLLAVSDPAQMKTAVSETSGAQLANLLFWLMMVGYSMRNIEVRFDMERVLGAAPKMGGELPPGPGDNTQTQL, encoded by the exons ATGCCGCCGTCCCTCCTACTCCCTACATCCTCTAGTCTAAGGCTGCGCCTTCCGCAGCCGCGCCGGTCCACGCCCCTGCTCGTTTCATTCCCCGCGCGCCGCCTCCATGTGgatctccgcctccgcctccgcctcgccgccgccggacccaACGGCGTCAACGGTGCGGCCTCTCCCGGGGACGGCGGGGGCGCCAACAACCTG CCCCAAAACCGGAGGGATATTCTCCTGGAGTACGTAAAAGGTGTCCAGCCAGAGTTTATGGAGCTTTTCGTGAAAAGAGCCCCAACACAG GTTGTTGATGCCATGCGCCACACAGTGACAAATATGATTGGGACTCTGCCGCCTCAATTTTTTGCTGTAACTGTCACAACG GTTGCTGAAAATCTGGCACAGCTTATGTACAGCGTTTTGATGACTGGATACATGTTCAGGAATGCACAGTATCGTCTGGAACTGCAACAGAGCCTGGAGCAGATTGCTCTTCCTGAACCCAAAGAAGAAAAG GGTTCAGAAGATTACGCACCTGGAACCCAGAAAAAGGTGAGCGGGGAAGTGATCCGGTGGAACAAGGTCACAGGACCAGAAAAGATTGATGCTGTAAAATATATAGAGTTGCTTGAAGCAGAAATTGATGAACTGAGCCGTCAAGTTGCTAGGAAATCATCTCAAGGAAGCAATGAGCTCCTGGAATACCTGAAAACTCTAGAACCTCAAAATCTGAAG GAACTTGCAAGTAGTGCGGGTGAGGACGTCGTGTTTGCTATGAATGCATTCATAAAGCGTCTGTTGGCCGTCTCGGACCCTGCACAAATGAAG ACGGCGGTGTCGGAGACGAGCGGTGCTCAGCTGGCGAACCTGCTGTTCTGGCTGATGATGGTCGGGTACAGCATGCGCAACATCGAGGTGCGTTTTGACATGGAGAGAGTGCTGGGAGCCGCCCCCAAGATGGGTGGGGAGCTGCCGCCTGGCCCTGGAGACAACACGCAGACACAACTATAG